One genomic window of Microbacterium sp. BH-3-3-3 includes the following:
- a CDS encoding ROK family glucokinase, whose amino-acid sequence MQNVGIDIGGTKIAGGVVDADGTIIEKLRVDTPIDPSALVDAVVDMADHLRRAHEVHAIGVAAAGFISRDRSTVIYAPNIDWRDEPLRARLEQRLDAPVTIENDANAAGWGEYRFGAGQGVRDMVMLTMGTGVGGAVVTDGELFRGGHGIGAELGHLRFVRGGHPCGCGQNGCLEQYASGRALQREANAIADEGGIGAALAAVRDEKGAIPGPAVSRLVLAGDPGAVEALRRVATALGEACGGFQAVLDPEVFVIGGGVAQLGADLLEPVKLAYETSLPGYGERPVAEFAIARLGNDAGLIGVADLAGKER is encoded by the coding sequence GTGCAGAACGTCGGCATCGACATCGGGGGCACGAAGATCGCGGGCGGCGTCGTCGACGCCGACGGGACGATCATCGAGAAGCTCCGCGTCGACACCCCCATCGACCCGTCGGCCCTCGTGGATGCCGTGGTCGACATGGCCGACCACCTGCGTCGCGCCCACGAGGTGCACGCCATCGGCGTCGCGGCGGCGGGCTTCATCAGCCGCGACCGCAGCACCGTGATCTACGCGCCCAACATCGACTGGCGCGACGAGCCGCTGCGCGCGCGCCTCGAGCAGCGCCTCGATGCCCCCGTCACCATCGAGAACGACGCCAACGCCGCCGGCTGGGGCGAGTACCGCTTCGGCGCGGGCCAGGGCGTGCGCGACATGGTCATGCTCACGATGGGCACGGGAGTGGGCGGCGCCGTCGTCACCGACGGCGAGCTCTTCCGCGGCGGACACGGCATCGGAGCCGAGCTCGGGCACCTGCGTTTCGTGCGCGGGGGACACCCCTGCGGCTGCGGGCAGAACGGATGCCTCGAGCAGTACGCCTCGGGCCGCGCACTGCAGCGCGAGGCGAACGCCATCGCCGACGAGGGCGGGATCGGCGCGGCTCTCGCGGCGGTCCGCGACGAGAAGGGGGCCATCCCCGGTCCCGCCGTCTCGCGACTCGTGCTCGCGGGCGACCCGGGTGCGGTCGAGGCGCTGCGTCGGGTGGCCACGGCCCTCGGCGAGGCCTGCGGAGGCTTCCAGGCGGTGCTCGACCCCGAGGTGTTCGTCATCGGCGGGGGAGTCGCGCAGCTCGGTGCCGACCTGCTGGAACCGGTGAAACTCGCGTACGAGACGTCGCTGCCGGGATACGGTGAACGTCCGGTCGCGGAGTTCGCGATCGCACGCTTGGGCAACGACGCCGGTCTCATCGGGGTCGCCGACCTCGCCGGGAAGGAACGCTGA
- a CDS encoding LysM domain-containing protein → MQRLPSLAAPAPAASTPPTAKISTAKRVAAIWPAAVAGSIALALTGEHAAHAAPPAPPLAALPPAPRALDVPATAALAASATYTVQPGDTVWGIARAHGLDTAAVLAANGLDASAVIRPGQVLALVAAAAPPAAPADAPTPTYEVRPGDTVSAIAATHGVSIDAVLAANDLTRSSIIYPGEVLRIPSGSAPSAPAPAALPPATAPGLDAEQSENARLIIRIGRELGVSDHGIRIALGTAMQESWLRNLDGGDRDSRGLFQQQPSTGWGSPEQILNPDRSTRAFFGGSADPNGSDTRGLLDIEGWEQLSYADAAQAVQISAYPDRYAQWEQPATTWLAVLG, encoded by the coding sequence ATGCAACGACTCCCCTCTCTCGCCGCGCCGGCCCCGGCCGCATCGACGCCGCCCACCGCGAAGATCTCCACGGCAAAGCGGGTCGCCGCGATCTGGCCGGCCGCGGTGGCCGGTTCCATCGCCCTGGCCCTCACGGGCGAGCACGCCGCGCACGCGGCACCACCCGCCCCGCCCCTCGCGGCGCTGCCGCCGGCGCCCCGCGCGCTCGACGTTCCCGCCACGGCCGCGCTCGCGGCATCCGCCACCTACACCGTGCAGCCGGGCGACACCGTCTGGGGCATCGCCCGTGCCCACGGCCTCGACACCGCGGCGGTGCTCGCGGCCAACGGGCTCGACGCCTCCGCCGTCATCCGCCCCGGGCAGGTCCTCGCCCTCGTCGCCGCGGCCGCGCCGCCGGCGGCTCCCGCTGACGCCCCGACGCCCACCTACGAGGTGCGACCGGGCGACACCGTCTCGGCGATCGCCGCCACCCATGGCGTCTCGATCGACGCCGTCCTCGCCGCCAACGACCTCACGCGTTCGTCGATCATCTACCCCGGCGAGGTGCTGCGGATCCCCTCCGGCTCCGCTCCGTCGGCTCCCGCCCCGGCGGCGCTCCCCCCGGCGACCGCTCCCGGACTCGACGCCGAGCAGTCCGAGAACGCGCGCCTCATCATCCGGATCGGGCGGGAGCTCGGCGTGTCGGATCACGGCATCCGGATCGCCCTCGGCACCGCGATGCAGGAGTCGTGGCTGCGCAACCTCGACGGGGGCGACCGCGACTCGCGCGGTCTCTTCCAGCAGCAGCCCAGCACGGGGTGGGGCTCGCCCGAGCAGATCCTCAACCCCGACCGGTCGACCCGGGCCTTCTTCGGCGGATCCGCCGACCCCAACGGCTCCGACACGCGCGGACTGCTCGACATCGAGGGCTGGGAGCAGCTGTCGTACGCCGACGCGGCTCAGGCCGTGCAGATCTCGGCCTACCCCGATCGCTACGCGCAATGGGAGCAGCCCGCGACCACCTGGCTCGCCGTTCTCGGCTGA
- a CDS encoding class II 3-deoxy-7-phosphoheptulonate synthase, which produces MNQQLHDLDHWRTLPIKQQPQWYDEAAVDAASAELATLPPLVFAGEVDNLRDRLARAAAGQAFLLQGGDCAETFAGATAEQIRNRIKTVLQMAVVLTYGASMPVVKMGRMAGQFAKPRSSDVETRGDVTLPAYRGDIVNGYDFTEESRKADPARLLKGYHTAASTLNLIRAFTQGGFADLREVHSWNKGFASTPANQAYESMATEIDRAIKFMEAAGANFDELTRVEFYTGHEGLLMDYERPMTRIDSRTGMPYNTSSHFQWIGERTRELDGAHVDYFSKIRNPIGVKLGPTTTAETALALIDKLDPEREPGRLTFITRMGAGKIRDALPPLLEAVRDSGATPLWVTDPMHGNGITTPTGYKTRRFDDVVDEVRGFFEAHRSVGTHPGGIHVELTGDDVTECLGGSEMIDEATLATRYESLCDPRLNHRQSLELAFLVAEELEKR; this is translated from the coding sequence GTGAATCAGCAGCTCCACGACCTCGACCACTGGCGAACCCTGCCCATCAAGCAGCAGCCCCAGTGGTATGACGAGGCCGCGGTCGACGCGGCATCCGCAGAGCTGGCGACCCTCCCGCCGCTGGTCTTCGCCGGCGAGGTCGACAATCTGCGCGATCGCCTCGCGCGCGCCGCCGCCGGTCAAGCGTTCCTCCTGCAGGGCGGTGACTGCGCCGAGACCTTCGCCGGCGCGACCGCCGAGCAGATCCGCAACCGCATCAAGACGGTCCTGCAGATGGCCGTCGTGCTCACCTACGGGGCGTCGATGCCGGTGGTGAAGATGGGCCGCATGGCGGGCCAGTTCGCCAAGCCCCGTTCGAGCGACGTCGAGACGCGCGGTGACGTGACGCTGCCCGCCTACCGCGGCGACATCGTCAACGGGTACGACTTCACCGAGGAGTCCCGCAAGGCCGACCCGGCGCGGCTGCTCAAGGGCTACCACACGGCCGCCTCGACGCTGAACCTGATCCGCGCGTTCACGCAGGGCGGCTTCGCCGACCTGCGCGAGGTGCACAGCTGGAACAAGGGCTTCGCCAGCACCCCGGCCAACCAGGCCTACGAGAGCATGGCGACCGAGATCGACCGTGCGATCAAGTTCATGGAGGCCGCCGGCGCCAACTTCGACGAGCTCACGCGCGTCGAGTTCTACACCGGCCACGAGGGTCTGCTCATGGACTACGAGCGCCCCATGACGCGCATCGACTCGCGCACGGGCATGCCGTACAACACCTCGTCGCACTTCCAGTGGATCGGTGAGCGCACGCGCGAGCTCGACGGCGCGCACGTCGACTACTTCTCGAAGATCCGCAACCCCATCGGCGTCAAGCTCGGCCCCACCACGACGGCCGAGACGGCGCTCGCCCTCATCGACAAGCTCGACCCCGAGCGCGAGCCCGGCCGCCTGACGTTCATCACGCGCATGGGCGCCGGCAAGATCCGCGACGCCCTGCCGCCGCTGCTCGAGGCCGTCCGCGATTCGGGCGCCACGCCGCTCTGGGTGACCGACCCGATGCACGGCAACGGCATCACCACGCCCACCGGCTACAAGACGCGTCGCTTCGACGACGTCGTCGACGAGGTGCGCGGGTTCTTCGAGGCGCACCGCTCCGTGGGCACGCACCCGGGTGGCATCCACGTCGAGTTGACCGGCGACGACGTCACCGAGTGCCTGGGCGGCTCCGAGATGATCGACGAGGCCACCCTCGCGACCCGCTACGAGAGCCTGTGCGACCCGCGTCTGAACCACCGGCAGAGCCTCGAGCTGGCGTTCCTCGTCGCCGAGGAGCTCGAGAAGCGCTGA
- the pknB gene encoding Stk1 family PASTA domain-containing Ser/Thr kinase: MSTSQQADPLIGRLVDGRYRVRARIARGGMATVYVATDLRLERRVALKVMHGHLSDDTVFQSRFIQEARSAARLSDPHVVNVFDQGQDGEMAYLVMEYLPGITLRELLREHKRLTVDQTLTIMDAILSGLAAAHRAGIVHRDVKPENVLLAEDGRIKIGDFGLARATTANTASGAQLMGTIAYLAPELVTRGTADARSDIYSLGIMLYEMLTGEQPYKGEQPMQIAYQHATDSVPRPSAKNPSVPEQLDELVLWSTEREPDDRPLDAAVMLERLRAVEKELGLAPQVARAVSVGTTSPATAAESRELTKVLPQTASLPSAPADEPDNAARLRTKTRRRTARGIWMLMLVLLLATGAAGTGWYFGSGPGSLVAVPDVSGRSFADAEALLAQQQLRAQAQEVTDFDIAAGTTISSDPPSNTRVDKDTVVTVTVSLGPATHQIEPLAGRSQTEARAALEAARVSVGDDGFEFTDSDQGTVLSATVTPRSGAEAIDCTDGCTVYEGDAASMLISSGPVPDVTGLGVDRAIRELEAAGLQVSGDRPTDFSDSIDDGAVLGILDRAEDGNWRPGETVTLLVSKGPRPIIVPDVAGQSVADAISTLREAGFEPGTALPELVWGIFTVSRTDPAPGTSHRPGTPVRVFSTG, encoded by the coding sequence GTGAGCACGAGTCAGCAGGCCGACCCGCTGATCGGCCGTCTCGTCGACGGCCGGTACCGGGTCCGCGCGCGCATTGCGCGCGGCGGCATGGCGACCGTGTACGTCGCGACCGATCTGCGCCTCGAGCGCCGCGTCGCGCTGAAGGTCATGCACGGGCACCTCAGCGACGACACCGTGTTCCAGAGCCGGTTCATCCAGGAGGCCCGCTCGGCGGCGCGCCTGAGCGACCCGCACGTGGTGAACGTCTTCGACCAGGGCCAGGACGGCGAGATGGCCTACCTGGTCATGGAGTACCTGCCCGGCATCACGCTGCGCGAGCTTCTGCGCGAGCACAAGCGCCTCACGGTCGATCAGACCCTGACGATCATGGATGCCATCCTCTCGGGGCTGGCCGCCGCGCACCGCGCCGGCATCGTGCACCGCGACGTGAAGCCCGAGAACGTGCTGCTGGCCGAGGACGGCCGCATCAAGATCGGCGACTTCGGTCTCGCCCGAGCCACCACGGCGAACACCGCCAGCGGCGCCCAGCTGATGGGGACGATCGCCTACCTGGCTCCCGAGCTCGTCACGCGCGGCACCGCCGACGCCCGCAGCGACATCTACTCGCTCGGCATCATGCTGTACGAAATGCTCACCGGCGAGCAGCCCTACAAGGGCGAGCAGCCGATGCAGATCGCCTACCAGCACGCCACCGACTCCGTGCCCCGCCCGAGCGCGAAGAACCCCTCCGTCCCCGAGCAGCTCGACGAGCTCGTGCTGTGGTCGACCGAGCGCGAACCCGACGACCGGCCGCTCGACGCCGCGGTGATGCTCGAGCGCCTGCGCGCCGTCGAGAAGGAACTGGGCCTCGCCCCGCAGGTGGCCCGCGCCGTCTCGGTCGGCACGACGAGCCCAGCGACCGCGGCGGAGTCTCGAGAGCTCACCAAGGTGCTGCCCCAGACCGCGTCCCTGCCGTCGGCGCCCGCCGACGAGCCCGACAACGCCGCCCGGCTCCGCACGAAGACCCGCCGCCGCACCGCCCGCGGCATCTGGATGCTCATGCTCGTGCTGCTGCTCGCCACGGGCGCCGCCGGCACGGGCTGGTACTTCGGTTCCGGCCCCGGATCGCTCGTCGCCGTGCCCGACGTCTCGGGGCGCAGCTTCGCCGACGCCGAGGCGCTGCTCGCCCAGCAGCAGTTGCGTGCCCAGGCGCAAGAGGTCACCGACTTCGACATCGCCGCCGGCACCACGATCTCCTCGGATCCTCCCTCGAATACGCGGGTCGATAAGGACACCGTTGTGACGGTCACCGTGTCGCTCGGTCCCGCCACCCATCAGATCGAACCACTCGCCGGCCGCTCGCAGACAGAGGCACGCGCCGCACTCGAGGCGGCGCGCGTCAGCGTGGGAGACGACGGTTTCGAGTTCACTGATTCCGATCAGGGAACCGTCTTGTCAGCGACCGTGACTCCGCGGTCCGGTGCCGAAGCGATTGACTGCACGGATGGTTGCACCGTCTACGAGGGCGATGCCGCCTCGATGCTGATCTCTAGCGGTCCAGTCCCCGACGTCACCGGACTCGGGGTCGACCGTGCCATTCGCGAGCTCGAGGCCGCCGGGCTGCAAGTCTCCGGAGACCGTCCCACCGACTTCAGCGACTCGATCGATGATGGGGCCGTCCTTGGCATCCTGGATCGCGCGGAGGACGGTAACTGGCGTCCGGGTGAAACAGTTACCCTGCTCGTCTCTAAGGGGCCGCGTCCGATCATCGTGCCCGATGTCGCCGGGCAGTCCGTCGCCGATGCGATCTCGACGCTCCGCGAAGCGGGCTTCGAACCCGGCACAGCGCTTCCCGAGTTGGTGTGGGGAATCTTCACTGTGAGTCGCACGGATCCGGCCCCAGGCACCAGCCACCGGCCGGGGACCCCCGTGCGCGTCTTCAGCACCGGCTGA
- the rsmH gene encoding 16S rRNA (cytosine(1402)-N(4))-methyltransferase RsmH, whose amino-acid sequence MDIRDIHTPVLLERCAELLAPALQRPGSVFVDGTLGMGGHSEAFLERFPTTRLIGLDRDTDALRIAGERLARFGDRVTLVHTVYDGIAEAVASAGVKKVDGILFDLGVSSLQLDEASRGFAYAQDAPLDMRMDQTSGITAAHVVATYGEGDLRRIFERYGEEKLAGRYARAIIAARAVAPLERSGQLVDVLQAATPAAVLRERHPAKRVFQALRIEVNAELSVLERTIPAALGTLSVGGRIVVLSYQSLEDRLVKRVFADASTSTAPRGLPVELPEHAPKFRLLVRGAELAGDDERAVNPRATPVRLRAAERIQEDA is encoded by the coding sequence ATGGACATCCGCGACATCCACACCCCCGTCCTTCTCGAACGCTGCGCCGAGTTGCTGGCGCCCGCACTCCAGCGCCCCGGCTCCGTCTTCGTCGACGGCACGCTGGGCATGGGCGGGCACTCCGAGGCCTTCCTCGAGCGCTTCCCGACGACCCGCCTGATCGGCCTCGATCGCGACACCGACGCCCTGCGCATCGCGGGGGAGCGGCTGGCCCGTTTCGGCGACCGCGTCACCCTCGTGCACACCGTCTACGACGGCATCGCCGAGGCCGTGGCATCCGCGGGGGTGAAGAAGGTCGACGGCATCCTCTTCGATCTCGGAGTCTCGTCGCTGCAGCTCGACGAGGCCTCCCGCGGCTTCGCCTATGCGCAGGACGCCCCGCTCGACATGCGCATGGACCAGACCAGCGGCATCACCGCCGCGCACGTGGTGGCCACCTACGGCGAGGGCGATCTGCGTCGCATCTTCGAGCGGTACGGCGAAGAGAAGCTCGCCGGCCGCTACGCCCGGGCGATCATCGCCGCTCGCGCCGTCGCGCCCCTGGAGCGCTCGGGTCAGCTGGTCGACGTGCTGCAGGCCGCGACCCCCGCCGCCGTGCTGCGTGAGCGCCACCCCGCCAAGCGCGTCTTCCAGGCGCTGCGCATCGAGGTCAACGCCGAGCTGTCGGTCCTCGAACGCACGATTCCCGCGGCCCTCGGCACCCTCTCGGTCGGCGGGCGCATCGTCGTGCTGTCGTACCAGTCGCTCGAGGATCGCCTCGTCAAGCGCGTGTTCGCCGACGCCTCGACCTCGACCGCCCCCCGGGGGCTTCCCGTCGAGCTGCCCGAGCACGCGCCGAAGTTCCGCCTGCTCGTCCGTGGAGCCGAGCTCGCCGGAGACGACGAGCGGGCCGTCAACCCCCGTGCCACCCCCGTGCGTCTGCGCGCGGCCGAGCGAATCCAGGAGGACGCATGA
- a CDS encoding 1-acyl-sn-glycerol-3-phosphate acyltransferase, giving the protein MFYWLMKYVVIGPIIKAIFRPWMVGRRNIPVEGAAILASNHLSFSDSIFLPLMIDRRMAFLAKSDYFTGRGLKGWATRLFFTATGQLPIDRSGGKASEASLNTGLGVLGRGELLGIYPEGTRSPDGTLYRGRTGIARMALEARVPVVPVVMVDTGAVMPIGQRLPRVGRVGIVIGEPLDFSRFEGMEGDRYVLRSVTDEIMVALQRLGEQRYEDVYASTVKDRLATAQAAKAPAARH; this is encoded by the coding sequence ATGTTCTACTGGCTCATGAAGTACGTGGTGATCGGACCGATCATCAAGGCGATCTTCCGCCCGTGGATGGTGGGCCGGCGAAACATCCCCGTCGAGGGCGCGGCGATCCTCGCCAGCAACCACCTGTCGTTCTCGGACTCGATCTTCCTGCCCCTGATGATCGACCGGCGCATGGCCTTCCTCGCCAAGAGCGACTACTTCACCGGGCGCGGTCTGAAGGGCTGGGCCACCCGTCTGTTCTTCACCGCCACGGGCCAGCTGCCCATCGACCGCTCCGGCGGCAAGGCGTCGGAGGCATCGCTCAACACCGGTCTCGGCGTGCTCGGCCGGGGCGAGCTGCTCGGCATCTACCCCGAGGGCACCCGCAGCCCCGACGGCACCCTGTACCGCGGTCGCACGGGCATCGCGCGCATGGCGCTCGAGGCGCGCGTCCCCGTCGTCCCGGTCGTCATGGTCGACACCGGCGCCGTCATGCCCATCGGTCAGCGCCTGCCGCGGGTGGGACGCGTCGGCATCGTCATCGGCGAGCCGCTCGACTTCTCGCGTTTCGAGGGCATGGAGGGCGATCGCTACGTGCTGCGGTCGGTCACCGACGAGATCATGGTGGCGCTGCAGCGCCTCGGCGAACAGCGGTACGAAGACGTGTACGCGTCGACCGTGAAGGACCGCCTGGCCACCGCGCAGGCGGCGAAGGCGCCCGCGGCGCGCCACTAG
- a CDS encoding polyprenyl synthetase family protein, translating to MPASPEPIEAVSQRLDKFLSDQLSYAAMLGPEAEALTRSGAAALRGGKRLRARFCLTGWRAVDELDHPDAHGLDDAALAVASSLEVFHAAALVHDDLVDNSDTRRGQPAAHRALQNAHGEAGWTGDPETFGRSGAILLGDLLVAWSDDLLEEGLDGAATAGATRRAYARMRRDVTIGQFLDVAEESAHVVYPDDTHAERALRIASYKSARYSIQQPLLIGAELAGADDAQLEALGHFGHDVGMAFQLRDDVLGVFGDSAVTGKPVGDDLREGKRTVLVAYARESLPEAERREIDALLGDATLDADRIAGLQRTIVDTGALARTEELIADYARRADAALTDTRLGASAVGELRALARAATERSA from the coding sequence GTGCCAGCCTCCCCGGAACCGATCGAAGCTGTTTCCCAGCGACTCGACAAGTTCCTCTCTGATCAGCTATCGTACGCGGCCATGCTCGGCCCCGAGGCCGAGGCGCTCACCCGCTCCGGTGCAGCCGCTCTCCGCGGCGGAAAGCGCCTGCGCGCGCGCTTCTGCCTCACCGGCTGGCGCGCGGTCGACGAGCTCGACCACCCCGACGCGCACGGCCTCGACGACGCCGCCCTCGCGGTGGCGTCATCGCTCGAGGTGTTCCACGCCGCGGCCCTCGTGCACGACGACCTCGTCGACAACTCCGACACGCGACGGGGTCAGCCCGCCGCGCACCGCGCCCTGCAGAACGCGCACGGCGAAGCCGGGTGGACCGGCGACCCCGAGACCTTCGGACGCTCGGGCGCCATCCTGTTGGGCGACCTCCTCGTCGCCTGGAGCGACGACCTGCTCGAAGAAGGACTCGACGGAGCCGCGACCGCCGGCGCCACCCGGCGGGCTTACGCGCGGATGCGCCGCGACGTCACGATCGGGCAATTCCTCGACGTCGCCGAAGAGTCGGCCCACGTCGTCTACCCCGACGACACCCACGCCGAGCGGGCACTGCGCATCGCGTCGTACAAGTCGGCGCGCTACAGCATCCAGCAGCCGCTGCTCATCGGCGCGGAACTCGCCGGGGCCGACGACGCGCAGCTCGAGGCCCTCGGGCATTTCGGGCACGACGTGGGAATGGCATTCCAGCTGCGCGACGACGTGCTGGGCGTGTTCGGCGACAGCGCCGTCACCGGCAAGCCCGTCGGCGACGACCTGCGCGAGGGCAAGCGCACCGTGCTCGTCGCCTACGCCCGGGAATCGCTGCCCGAGGCCGAACGCCGCGAGATCGACGCGTTGCTCGGCGACGCCACCCTCGACGCCGACCGGATCGCGGGCCTGCAGCGCACGATCGTCGACACCGGCGCGTTGGCTCGCACCGAGGAGCTCATCGCGGACTACGCCCGTCGGGCCGACGCCGCCCTGACCGACACGCGCCTGGGCGCCTCGGCCGTCGGCGAACTGCGTGCGTTGGCGCGGGCGGCCACCGAACGCTCCGCCTGA
- a CDS encoding Rv2175c family DNA-binding protein has translation MTDTSPYETAWLTLPDLVEILDEPLGRVRRLLDENYLVGSRRHGALRVPEVFLVDGRPLASLRGTIIVLHDAGYDEDETIDWLLTPEDSIGVAPIEALRAGRKSEVRRVAASLA, from the coding sequence GTGACCGACACTTCCCCCTATGAGACCGCCTGGCTGACCCTCCCCGATCTGGTGGAGATCCTGGACGAGCCCCTCGGCCGGGTGCGTCGTCTGCTCGACGAGAACTACCTGGTCGGCTCGCGTCGGCACGGTGCGCTGCGTGTTCCCGAGGTCTTCCTGGTCGACGGTCGTCCCCTCGCGTCGCTGCGCGGCACGATCATCGTGCTGCACGACGCCGGGTACGACGAGGACGAGACGATCGACTGGCTGCTGACGCCCGAGGACAGCATCGGCGTCGCCCCCATCGAGGCGCTGCGCGCCGGTCGCAAGAGCGAAGTGCGCCGCGTCGCGGCGTCGCTCGCCTGA
- the mraZ gene encoding division/cell wall cluster transcriptional repressor MraZ — MLLGTHSPKLDDKGRVILPAKFRDDLGAGVVITRGQDRCLYVFSTEEFERVHERIREAPLSNKQARDFLRMFLSGASAEKPDSQNRITVPPALRAYAGLGRELVVTGVGAHAEIWDAEAWNAYAESNEDTYAEMEQEVIPGLF, encoded by the coding sequence ATGCTGCTCGGAACGCACAGCCCCAAGCTCGACGACAAAGGGCGCGTCATCCTGCCCGCGAAGTTCCGTGACGATCTCGGAGCCGGAGTGGTGATCACCCGGGGGCAGGACCGCTGCCTCTACGTGTTCAGCACCGAGGAGTTCGAGCGCGTGCACGAGCGGATCCGCGAGGCCCCGCTCAGCAACAAGCAGGCCCGCGACTTCCTGCGCATGTTCCTCTCGGGGGCCAGCGCCGAGAAGCCCGACAGCCAGAACCGCATCACCGTTCCCCCGGCGCTGCGCGCCTACGCCGGGCTCGGTCGCGAGCTGGTCGTCACGGGTGTCGGCGCCCACGCCGAGATCTGGGATGCCGAGGCCTGGAACGCCTACGCCGAGAGCAACGAAGACACGTACGCCGAGATGGAGCAGGAGGTGATCCCGGGACTGTTCTGA
- a CDS encoding DUF3040 domain-containing protein has protein sequence MPLSEQEQRLLDEMERHLMSNDTDVVTAPSRALSYRNIVLGSILVLAGLGALVVGVSIGFNTGFLGIAIGVVGFLLMVGGVVFAVTPMRGSAPTAPVASASGARAPRAASTSFMDRMNDRWDRRREGH, from the coding sequence ATGCCACTCTCCGAACAGGAGCAGCGTCTGCTGGATGAGATGGAGCGCCATCTCATGAGCAACGACACCGATGTCGTCACCGCCCCCAGTCGCGCCCTGAGCTATCGCAACATCGTCCTCGGCTCGATCCTCGTTCTCGCGGGGCTCGGAGCGCTGGTGGTCGGTGTGTCGATCGGCTTCAACACCGGGTTCCTCGGCATCGCCATCGGCGTCGTCGGGTTCCTCCTCATGGTGGGAGGCGTGGTCTTCGCGGTCACGCCGATGCGCGGTTCGGCTCCCACGGCGCCCGTCGCCTCCGCCTCGGGTGCACGCGCCCCTCGCGCGGCGAGCACGTCGTTCATGGACCGCATGAACGATCGGTGGGACCGCCGCCGCGAAGGGCACTGA